The following proteins are encoded in a genomic region of Opisthocomus hoazin isolate bOpiHoa1 chromosome 4, bOpiHoa1.hap1, whole genome shotgun sequence:
- the COPB2 gene encoding coatomer subunit beta' isoform X1 yields the protein MPLRLDIKRKLTARSDRVKSVDLHPTEPWMLASLYNGSVCVWNHETQTLVKTFEVCDLPVRAAKFVARKNWVVTGADDMQIRVFNYNTLERVHMFEAHSDYIRCIAVHPTQPFILTSSDDMLIKLWDWDKKWSCSQVFEGHTHYVMQIVINPKDNNQFASASLDRTIKVWQLGSSSPNFTLEGHEKGVNCIDYYSGGDKPYLISGADDRLVKIWDYQNKTCVQTLEGHAQNVSCVSFHPELPIIITGSEDGTVRIWHSSTYRLESTLNYGMERVWCVASLRGSNNVALGYDEGSIIVKLGREEPAMSMDANGKIIWAKHSEVQQANLKAMGDAEIKDGERLPLAVKDMGSCEIYPQTIQHNPNGRFVVVCGDGEYIIYTAMALRNKSFGSAQEFVWAHDSSEYAIRESNSVVKIFKNFKEKKSFKPDFGAEGIYGGFLLGVRSVNGLAFYDWENTELIRRIEIQPKHIFWSDSGELVCIATEESFFILKYLSEKVAAAQETHEGVTEDGIEDAFEVLGEIQEIVRTGLWVGDCFIYTSSVNRLNYYVGGEIVTIAHLDRTMYLLGYIPKDNRLYLGDKELNIVSYSLLVSVLEYQTAVMRRDFGMADKVLPTIPKEQRTRVAHFLEKQGFKQQALAVSTDPEHRFELALQLGELKIAYQLAVEAESEQKWKQLAELAISKCQFGLAQECLHHAQDYGGLLLLATASGNANMVNKLAEGAEKDGKNNVAFMSYFLQGKLDSCLELLIKTGRLPEAAFLARTYLPSQVSRVVKLWRENLSKVNQKAAESLADPTEYENLFPGLKEAFVAEEYVKQSLADLRPAREYPLVTPNEERNLLEEAKGFEPSGVTAPQKKAEEPVPSPKPEVMKTVLQNSDLLPARDQKALLDLEDDLDNLDLEDIDTTDINLDEEILDE from the exons ATG CCTCTCCGACTTGATATAAAACGGAAGCTAACAGCTCGGTCTGACCGGGTGAAGAGTGTCGACTTGCATCCCACGGAACCATGGATGTTGGCTAGCCTTTACAATGGCAGCGTCTGTGTCTGGAACCATGAAACACAG actcTGGTGAAGACTTTTGAAGTGTGCGACCTGCCAGTGAGAGCTGCCAAATTCGTGGCAAGAAAGAACTGGGTTGTTACAGGCGCT GATGACATGCAAATTAGAGTTTTTAATTATAACACCTTGGAAAGGGTTCACATGTTTGAAGCCCATTCAGATTACATTCGTTGTATTGCTGTGCATCCCACGCAGCCTTTCATACTGACAAGCAGCG aTGACATGCTCATTAAGCTTTGGGACTGGGATAAAAAATGGTCTTGTTCTCAGGTGTTTGAAGGACACACCCATTATGTCATGCAGATTGTCATAAACCCAAAAGACAATAATCAGTTTGCCAGTGCCTCTTTGGACAGAACAATCAAG GTCTGGCAACTTGGTTCTTCTTCACCCAACTTTACTTTGGAAGGCCATGAGAAAGGAGTGAACTGCATTGACTATTACAGTGGAGGAGACAAGCCGTATCTCATTTCGGGTGCAGATGACCGGTTGGTTAAGATCTGGGACTACCAG aataaaacgTGTGTACAAACGCTGGAAGGACATGCTCAAAATGTGTCGTGTGTCAGCTTCCATCCTGAGTTGCCTATCATTATCACAGGCTCAGAAGACG gAACCGTGCGCATTTGGCACTCAAGCACTTACCGCCTGGAAAGTACCCTCAACTACGGTATGGAGAGAGTGTGGTGCGTGGCCAGCTTAAGAGGATCCAATAACGTGGCTCTGGGATATGATGAAGGCAGCATTATTGTGAAG CTTGGTCGTGAAGAACCTGCCATGTCCATGGACgcaaatggaaaaattatttggGCTAAACATTCAGAAGTCCAGCAGGCTAATTTGAAAGCTATGGGAGATGCTGAAATCAAAGATGGAGAAAGATTACCGCTGGCTGTGAAGGATATGGGGAGCTGTGAAATCTATCCTCAGACAATTCAGCACAACCCTAATGGACG GTTTGTAGTAGTGTGCGGTGACGGTGAATACATCATCTACACAGCAATGGCTTTGAGAAACAAGAGCTTTGGTTCTGCCCAGGAGTTCGTATGGGCACATGATTCTTCGGA ATACGCAATCAGGGAGAGCAACAGTGTTGTAAAGATATTTAAGAATTTCAAAGAGAAGAAGTCATTCAAACCTGATTTTGGAGCGGAAG GCATCTACGGTGGCTTCCTGCTAGGGGTCAGATCTGTTAATGGTTTGGCATTCTATGACTGGGAAAACACAGAACTGATCCGCAGAATTGAAATTCAGCCCAAGCAT ATTTTCTGGTCTGACTCGGGTGAGCTTGTCTGCATTGCTACGGAGGAGTCCTTCTTCATTCTGAAATACCTATCGGAAAAAGTTGCAGCAGCCCAAGAAACACATGAAGGTGTCACTGAAGATGGAATTGAAGATGCTTTTGAG GTTCTTGGTGAGATTCAGGAGATTGTGAGAACAGGCTTGTGGGTAGGAGACTGCTTTATTTACACCAGTTCCGTGAACAGACTCAACTACTATGTGGGAGGAGAAATTGTCACTATTGCCCATTTAGACAG GACAATGTATCTTTTGGGGTATATCCCTAAGGACAACCGGCTTTATTTGGGTGATAAGGAGCTAAACATTGTTAGCTACTCTTTGCTGGTCTCGGTGCTTGAATATCAAACTGCTGTGATGAGAAGAGATTTCGGTATGGCTGACAAAGTTCTTCCCACAATTCCAAAAGAACAGAGGACCAGAGTTGCACATTTTCTTGAAAAACAG ggCTTCAAACAACAAGCTCTTGCCGTATCTACAGATCCGGAGCATCGTTTTGAACTTGCTCTTCAACTTGGAGAATTAAAAATAGCGTATCAGCTTGCAGTGGAAGCAGAG TCAGAACAGAAATGGAAGCAACTTGCTGAGCTTGCCATTAGTAAATGCCAGTTTGGCTTAGCCCAGGAGTGTCTCCACCATGCACAGGACTATGGAGGGCTACTGCTGCTGGCTACGGCTTCAGGAAATGCCAACATGGTGAACAAGTTAGCTGAAGGAGCAGAAAAAGATGGCAAGAACAATGTTGCATTTATGAGCTACTTCCTGCAGGGAAA GCTTGACTCATGTTTGGAACTCCTGATTAAAACCGGGCGTCTCCCAGAAGCTGCTTTTCTTGCACGGACGTACTTGCCAAGCCAAGTTTCAAG GGTGGTTAAACTGTGGCGGGAGAATCTCTCTAAAGTCAATCAGAAAGCTGCCGAGTCCCTTGCTGATCCTACAGAATATGAAAATCTTTTCCCTGGATTAAAGGAAGCTTTTGTTGCTGAAGAATACGTTAAGCAAAGCCTTGCTGACCTGCGGCCAGCCAGGGAATACCCCCTTGTCACT ccaaatgaagaaagaaacttACTTGAAGAGGCAAAAGGCTTTGAGCCTTCTGGAGTAACAGCACCTCAG
- the COPB2 gene encoding coatomer subunit beta' isoform X2 → MPLRLDIKRKLTARSDRVKSVDLHPTEPWMLASLYNGSVCVWNHETQTLVKTFEVCDLPVRAAKFVARKNWVVTGADDMQIRVFNYNTLERVHMFEAHSDYIRCIAVHPTQPFILTSSDDMLIKLWDWDKKWSCSQVFEGHTHYVMQIVINPKDNNQFASASLDRTIKVWQLGSSSPNFTLEGHEKGVNCIDYYSGGDKPYLISGADDRLVKIWDYQNKTCVQTLEGHAQNVSCVSFHPELPIIITGSEDGTVRIWHSSTYRLESTLNYGMERVWCVASLRGSNNVALGYDEGSIIVKLGREEPAMSMDANGKIIWAKHSEVQQANLKAMGDAEIKDGERLPLAVKDMGSCEIYPQTIQHNPNGRFVVVCGDGEYIIYTAMALRNKSFGSAQEFVWAHDSSEYAIRESNSVVKIFKNFKEKKSFKPDFGAEGIYGGFLLGVRSVNGLAFYDWENTELIRRIEIQPKHIFWSDSGELVCIATEESFFILKYLSEKVAAAQETHEGVTEDGIEDAFEVLGEIQEIVRTGLWVGDCFIYTSSVNRLNYYVGGEIVTIAHLDRTMYLLGYIPKDNRLYLGDKELNIVSYSLLVSVLEYQTAVMRRDFGMADKVLPTIPKEQRTRVAHFLEKQGFKQQALAVSTDPEHRFELALQLGELKIAYQLAVEAESEQKWKQLAELAISKCQFGLAQECLHHAQDYGGLLLLATASGNANMVNKLAEGAEKDGKNNVAFMSYFLQGKLDSCLELLIKTGRLPEAAFLARTYLPSQVSRVVKLWRENLSKVNQKAAESLADPTEYENLFPGLKEAFVAEEYVKQSLADLRPAREYPLVTPNEERNLLEEAKGFEPSGVTAPQKAEEPVPSPKPEVMKTVLQNSDLLPARDQKALLDLEDDLDNLDLEDIDTTDINLDEEILDE, encoded by the exons ATG CCTCTCCGACTTGATATAAAACGGAAGCTAACAGCTCGGTCTGACCGGGTGAAGAGTGTCGACTTGCATCCCACGGAACCATGGATGTTGGCTAGCCTTTACAATGGCAGCGTCTGTGTCTGGAACCATGAAACACAG actcTGGTGAAGACTTTTGAAGTGTGCGACCTGCCAGTGAGAGCTGCCAAATTCGTGGCAAGAAAGAACTGGGTTGTTACAGGCGCT GATGACATGCAAATTAGAGTTTTTAATTATAACACCTTGGAAAGGGTTCACATGTTTGAAGCCCATTCAGATTACATTCGTTGTATTGCTGTGCATCCCACGCAGCCTTTCATACTGACAAGCAGCG aTGACATGCTCATTAAGCTTTGGGACTGGGATAAAAAATGGTCTTGTTCTCAGGTGTTTGAAGGACACACCCATTATGTCATGCAGATTGTCATAAACCCAAAAGACAATAATCAGTTTGCCAGTGCCTCTTTGGACAGAACAATCAAG GTCTGGCAACTTGGTTCTTCTTCACCCAACTTTACTTTGGAAGGCCATGAGAAAGGAGTGAACTGCATTGACTATTACAGTGGAGGAGACAAGCCGTATCTCATTTCGGGTGCAGATGACCGGTTGGTTAAGATCTGGGACTACCAG aataaaacgTGTGTACAAACGCTGGAAGGACATGCTCAAAATGTGTCGTGTGTCAGCTTCCATCCTGAGTTGCCTATCATTATCACAGGCTCAGAAGACG gAACCGTGCGCATTTGGCACTCAAGCACTTACCGCCTGGAAAGTACCCTCAACTACGGTATGGAGAGAGTGTGGTGCGTGGCCAGCTTAAGAGGATCCAATAACGTGGCTCTGGGATATGATGAAGGCAGCATTATTGTGAAG CTTGGTCGTGAAGAACCTGCCATGTCCATGGACgcaaatggaaaaattatttggGCTAAACATTCAGAAGTCCAGCAGGCTAATTTGAAAGCTATGGGAGATGCTGAAATCAAAGATGGAGAAAGATTACCGCTGGCTGTGAAGGATATGGGGAGCTGTGAAATCTATCCTCAGACAATTCAGCACAACCCTAATGGACG GTTTGTAGTAGTGTGCGGTGACGGTGAATACATCATCTACACAGCAATGGCTTTGAGAAACAAGAGCTTTGGTTCTGCCCAGGAGTTCGTATGGGCACATGATTCTTCGGA ATACGCAATCAGGGAGAGCAACAGTGTTGTAAAGATATTTAAGAATTTCAAAGAGAAGAAGTCATTCAAACCTGATTTTGGAGCGGAAG GCATCTACGGTGGCTTCCTGCTAGGGGTCAGATCTGTTAATGGTTTGGCATTCTATGACTGGGAAAACACAGAACTGATCCGCAGAATTGAAATTCAGCCCAAGCAT ATTTTCTGGTCTGACTCGGGTGAGCTTGTCTGCATTGCTACGGAGGAGTCCTTCTTCATTCTGAAATACCTATCGGAAAAAGTTGCAGCAGCCCAAGAAACACATGAAGGTGTCACTGAAGATGGAATTGAAGATGCTTTTGAG GTTCTTGGTGAGATTCAGGAGATTGTGAGAACAGGCTTGTGGGTAGGAGACTGCTTTATTTACACCAGTTCCGTGAACAGACTCAACTACTATGTGGGAGGAGAAATTGTCACTATTGCCCATTTAGACAG GACAATGTATCTTTTGGGGTATATCCCTAAGGACAACCGGCTTTATTTGGGTGATAAGGAGCTAAACATTGTTAGCTACTCTTTGCTGGTCTCGGTGCTTGAATATCAAACTGCTGTGATGAGAAGAGATTTCGGTATGGCTGACAAAGTTCTTCCCACAATTCCAAAAGAACAGAGGACCAGAGTTGCACATTTTCTTGAAAAACAG ggCTTCAAACAACAAGCTCTTGCCGTATCTACAGATCCGGAGCATCGTTTTGAACTTGCTCTTCAACTTGGAGAATTAAAAATAGCGTATCAGCTTGCAGTGGAAGCAGAG TCAGAACAGAAATGGAAGCAACTTGCTGAGCTTGCCATTAGTAAATGCCAGTTTGGCTTAGCCCAGGAGTGTCTCCACCATGCACAGGACTATGGAGGGCTACTGCTGCTGGCTACGGCTTCAGGAAATGCCAACATGGTGAACAAGTTAGCTGAAGGAGCAGAAAAAGATGGCAAGAACAATGTTGCATTTATGAGCTACTTCCTGCAGGGAAA GCTTGACTCATGTTTGGAACTCCTGATTAAAACCGGGCGTCTCCCAGAAGCTGCTTTTCTTGCACGGACGTACTTGCCAAGCCAAGTTTCAAG GGTGGTTAAACTGTGGCGGGAGAATCTCTCTAAAGTCAATCAGAAAGCTGCCGAGTCCCTTGCTGATCCTACAGAATATGAAAATCTTTTCCCTGGATTAAAGGAAGCTTTTGTTGCTGAAGAATACGTTAAGCAAAGCCTTGCTGACCTGCGGCCAGCCAGGGAATACCCCCTTGTCACT ccaaatgaagaaagaaacttACTTGAAGAGGCAAAAGGCTTTGAGCCTTCTGGAGTAACAGCACCTCAG